The Vicinamibacterales bacterium nucleotide sequence ATCGCCACGACGCGTCCGTCCGACGAAGTCATGTTGCAGACGGCGGAGCTCACCGGCATGGACGCGTTCGAAGAGGTGATCGTGGTGGACGACCTGTCGAAGCTCGGCGATCCGCTCCGCCAGCGGCTGCTCGATCTCGCGCGCCAGCACGCGCCCGTTTAGTATCCGAGGGGCGTCGCCCCTCGGACTCCCCTGCACGCGCTCTTGCGCGCCGCTTCGCCGGCGCGTTCCGTTCGCGCGGCTCGTTCGCGGCGCTCACTCGCGCCGTGAAGGGCGTCGCCCCCTCGGACTTTCTTGCACGCGCTCTCGCGCGCCGCTTCGCCGGCGCGCTCCGTTCGCGTGGCTCGTTCGCGGCGCTCACTCGCGCCGTGAAGGGCGTCGCGTCTCGGACTTTCTTGCACGCGCTCTCGCGCGCCGCTTCGCCGGCGCGCTCCGTTGGCGTGGCTCGTGCGCGGCGCTCACTCGCGCCGCGAAGGGCGTCGCCTCTCGGACTCTCTTGCACGCGCTCTCGCGCGCCGCTTCGCCGGCGAACTCCGTTCGCGTGGCTCGTGCGCGGTGCTCACTCGCGCCGTGAAGGGCGTCGCGTCTCGGACTTTCTTGCACGCGCTCTCGCGCGCCGCTTCGCCGGCGCGCTCCGTTCGCGTGGCTCGTGCGCGGTGCTCACTCGCGCCTCGCCTCGCGCGCCTCGCCCTCGCGCCTCAGCGCGTCTGCGGGCGATAGAACCAGAACGTCCCTTGCACGCGAATGGTCGTGGTCGTATGGCCAGTCGTCGTGCTGCCGCCGCTGAAGAACAGGTGCGAGCGGCCCACCGCCGAACCTTCCGGCGCATTCTGTTCGAGCACCGTCACCGCGCCGTTGCCGTCGACGGTTTCGACGATCGCCGTATGGTGCGGCCGCTCCTGGAAGTCGGTGTCGCTCGAACCCGATCCGTCGGCGTTGCTCGTCGAGACCTCGCGATCGTAGCGATAGTCCCGGAACTGGATGACGTCGCCAGGCTGCAGATCGGCGAGGTTCACGGTCGTGCCCCATACGTAGTCGGCGTTGGGACTGACGCTGCCGTAGTCGCTCGCGCTGCGTGCGCCGGCCCCGCTCAGCGCGCGATCGGCGAGCGTGAAGCACTCGCCGTTGCCGACGCGGCTGCCGCGCTGCCGCCGCACGTACCCGAGGATGCGCACGCCGACGTCGGCGGTCGTATGCCCGCCGCCGGTGGGCGCGTCGAGCCCGATTGGACCCGGATCCGGCGACTCGGTCCGCGCCGAGGTCCCCTCGTCGATCACGATCGCGCCGGCCGTGCCGTCCGTCGAACCTGGAGTTTTCCCGTGGCCCATGATTTTCGTCCTTTCGTGCGTCGGCACCGCGGCGCCGGGTCAGTGGCGGTTCATCGCTGCGGAAACGGCGTCGTGGAGCGCATGTAATTCCACGGCCGCAGAATCTTGTACTGCCAGCCGCCGCCGCCGACCGCGATCAGCCTGCCGCGTTCGGACCAGGTGTCGACGCCTGACGCGCAGAGCGAAAGCAGCGCGTGCGGCACCGTCACGAGCACCTCGTACTGGTTGAGAACCTTGTCGGTCACGCGCGAGTGCGTTTGCAGGTTGCCGGCGCCGTGCACGCCAAGGATTTCGCGCGGGGTACCTGTCGGGCAGAAGAACGTGCCTCGATATGGAGAGACGCGCGGGTCCTTGTGGCCCCAGAGCCGTGCTCCCTTTTCGATCCGCAATTCGCGCACCGGATAGTTGTAGTCGATGTACTCGAGTTCGTCCGTCTTGTCCGGACAGAACACCGCGTAGAAATTCCTCGCCACGCCGCGCCAGTAGTCACGCTGATCCATCGCGCGTGCGGCCTATCCCGCGCCTACGCACGTGAACGTGTCGTTCAGCACGAGCCCGTCCGTGGATCGCACCTGGAAGCGGACGCCCCAGCCCCAGCGGTCGTCGCCGTCCTCGTGGTGAATCGTCACAGTGCAGATGTTGACCGGGTCGCCGGCGCTCGACCAGCCGGTCTCGATCTTGGTGTCGATCCAGTTCTTCGCGGGCGACGACAGCGCGGCGAAGAAGCCCGCGAGATAACGGCCGATCGTGGTGTCGGACGTCTCGGTGCCGGCGCCGGCGCAGGTCGGCGAGACGCGGAGTGCGACCCCGCTGCTCGCCATGGCGGCTTCGATCAGATCCTTGGTGGTCGGCGGCTGGTGCGCGACGTGGACGGCACGAAGCGCGGCCTCGGCCGGCGGCGTCGCCGGCGCCGGCGCAGCGCTGCCGCCCCCGCAGGCCGCAAGTGCGACCGCCGCCAGAGCCAGCGCGCGTGTCTTCACGGCAACGATCCGAAGAACATCGCGTTGTCGGGGGAGGAGTAGTGCTGCGCGAACTGGGTGGGCGTCTGCCGGACCACCTGCTGTTGGCTGTTGGAGTAGTGCCAGACCATGCCGTTGGCGAAGATGCCGACGTGCTTGCG carries:
- a CDS encoding polymorphic toxin type 46 domain-containing protein; translated protein: MDQRDYWRGVARNFYAVFCPDKTDELEYIDYNYPVRELRIEKGARLWGHKDPRVSPYRGTFFCPTGTPREILGVHGAGNLQTHSRVTDKVLNQYEVLVTVPHALLSLCASGVDTWSERGRLIAVGGGGWQYKILRPWNYMRSTTPFPQR